A single genomic interval of Ictalurus furcatus strain D&B chromosome 20, Billie_1.0, whole genome shotgun sequence harbors:
- the LOC128623925 gene encoding rho guanine nucleotide exchange factor 4-like isoform X2 — translation MSHYWSLESLHSTNALVITDGPQDKSGLGDEVGSEDELYNDFHISANRLGGGEQLAINELISDGSVCAEALWDHVTMDDQELGFKAGDVIEVVDATNKEWWWGRVQESEGWFPASFVRLRVNQDEPLEDDVIQGAVESGGAGVGGSCGPGLPCKEQMRANVINEIMSTERDYIKHLKDICEGYIKQCRKRTDMFTEEQLRTIFSNIDELYRFQKKFLKALEKKYNKEQPHLSEIGSCFLENQTDFQIYSEYCNNHPNACVQLSRLMKMKKYVFFFEACRLLQKMIDISLDGFLLTPVQKICKYPLQLAELLKYTNPQHRDYKDVEAALNAMKNVARLINERKRRLENIDKIAQWQSSIEDWEGEDVLSRSSDLIFSGDLTKISQPQAKGQQRMFFLFDHQLVFCKKDLLRRDILYYKGRLDMDQMEVVDVEDGKDKDLNVTVKNALKLISPDGAEIHLLCAKKPELKQRWLRAFADERQQVRHDRDTGFSITDVQKKQAMQNVSKNPPAGKPKVVTRPYYDLLLRQKSPALPQQVIMLAEPKRRNFWHNIGRLTPFKK, via the exons cGTTGGTGATCACTGATGGACCTCAGGATAAATCGGGTCTGGGTGATGAGGTGGGCAGTGAAGACGAGCTGTACAACGACTTCCACATTTCTGCCAATCGCTTAGGAGGAGGAGAACAACTCGCCATTAACGAG CTGATCAGCGATGGCAGTGTGTGCGCCGAGGCTCTGTGGGATCACGTCACCATGGACGACCAGGAGCTCGGCTTCAAGGCCGGAGACGTCATCGAGGTGGTGGACGCCACCAATAAAGAGTGGTGGTGGGGACGGGTGCAGGAGAGCGAGGGATGGTTCCCCGCCAGCTTCGTCCGG ctgcGTGTGAATCAGGATGAGCCCCTGGAGGATGATGTAATCCAGGGGGCGGTGGAGAgcgggggggcgggggtgggCGGGTCGTGTGGGCCCGGGTTACCGTGTAAAGAGCAGATGAGGGCGAACGTGATTAACGAGATCATGAGCACGGAGAGAGACTACATCAAACACCTGAAGGACATCTGTGAG GGCTACATTAAACAGTGCCGTAAGCGGACCGACATGTTCACAGAGGAGCAGCTCAGGACCATCTTCAGCAACATCGACGAACTTTACCGCTTCCAGAAGAAATTTCTCAAAGCGCTGgagaaaaaatacaacaaagagCAACCACACCTGAGCGAGATCGGCTCCTGCTTCCTGGAGAAC CAAACGGATTTTCAGATTTACTCGGAGTACTGTAACAATCACCCCAACGCCTGCGTCCAGCTCTCCAgactgatgaagatgaagaagtaCGTGTTTTTCTTCGAGGCCTGTCGTCTGCTGCAGAAGATGATCGACATCTCGCTCGACGGCTTCCTGCTCACACCTgtgcagaaaatctgcaaatATCCACTGCAGCTCGCCGAGCTCCTCAAATACACCAACCCTcagcacag AGATTATAAGGACGTAGAAGCAGCGCTGAACGCAATGAAGAACGTGGCGCGGCTGATCAACGAGAGGAAACGACGCCTGGAGAACATCGACAAAATCGCTCAGTGGCAGAGCTCCATCGAGGACTGGGAG GGTGAGGACGTTCTGAGTCGGAGCTCTGATCTGATCTTCTCAGGAGATTTAACCAAAATCTCTCAGCCTCAGGCCAAAGGTCAACAGcgcatgttcttcctgttcgATCATCAGCTGGTCTTCTGCAAAAAG GACCTGCTCCGGAgggacattttatattataaaggACGTCTGGACATGGACCAGATGGAGGTGGTGGATGTAGAAGACGGAAAAGATAAAGATCTGAACGTGACGGTGAAGAACGCGTTAAAGTTGATCTCTCCGGACGGAGCAGAGATTCATCTCCTGTGTGCTAAAAAACCCGAGCTGAAGCAGCGCTGGCTCCGAGCCTTCGCCGACGAGCGGCAGCAGGTCCGACACGACCGGGACACGG GATTCTCCATCACAGACGTGCAGAAGAAGCAGGCCATGCAGAACGTGTCCAAAAATCCTCCAGCTGGAAAACCTAAAG tGGTGACTCGTCCGTATTACGACCTGCTGTTGCGCCAGAAGTCGCCGGCGTTGCCCCAGCAGGTCATCATGCTCGCCGAACCCAAGCGCAGAAACTTCTGGCACAACATCGGCCGCCTGACGCCGTTCAAGAAGTAG
- the sh3glb1b gene encoding endophilin-B1b isoform X1 has translation MDFSVRRLAADAGTFLSRAVQFTEEKLGQAERTELDAHLENLLAKSESTKHWTEKIMKQTEVILQPNPNVRMEEFLYEKLDRKIPTRINNHELLGECMIDAGHEFGPGTAYGNALIKCGEVEKQLGGSEREFIQSSAINFLTPFRNFIDGDYKTISKERKLLQVKRLDLDAAKTRLKKARVADARSAAETELRIAQSEFDRQAEITRLLLEGISSTHAHHLRCLSDFVDAQAVYYAQCYQYMVNLQKQLGSFPSAFSSNNNQAAASSAGISVPATLATTLTPTPTVTPGQSSPSLNELRNSCGPRRARVLYDYDAACSSELSLLADEVITVSSEPGLDSDWLMGERGHQKGKVPITYLELLN, from the exons ATGGATTTCAGCGTCAGGAGACTGGCCGCGGATGCTGGAACTTTTCTCAGCCGTGCAGTGCAG TTCACAGAGGAGAAACTTGGCCAGGCGGAGAGAACCGAGTTAGACGCTCACCTGGAGAACCTGCTGGCCAAATCCGAGTCGACCAAACACTGGACCGAGAAGATCATGAAGCAGACGGAGGTTATACTGCAGCCCAATCCCA ACGTGAGGATGGAGGAGTTTCTGTACGAGAAGCTGGACAGGAAAATCCCAACACGAATCAACAACCACGAGCTGCTGGGGGAGTGCATGATCGACGCCGGGCACGAGTTCGGACCTGGGACGGCATACG GAAACGCCCTGATTAAATGCGGTGAGGTGGAGAAGCAGCTCGGCGGCTCGGAGCGAGAGTTCATCCAGAGCTCGGCCATTAACTTTCTCACTCCGTTCAGGAACTTTATCGATGGAGATTATAAGACCATCTCG AAGGAGCGTAAGCTGCTGCAGGTGAAACGCCTCGACCTGGACGCGGCTAAAACACGCCTAAAGAAAGCGCGAGTAGCGGACGCTCGCTCTGCG gCAGAGACAGAGCTGAGGATAGCTCAGAGTGAGTTTGATCGGCAGGCGGAGATCACCAGGTTACTGCTGGAGGGAATCAGCAGCACTCAC gctcATCACTTGAGGTGTCTGAGTGATTTTGTCGATGCTCAGGCTGTGTATTACGCTCAGTGTTATCAGTACATGGTCaatctacagaaacagctgggcag TTTTCCTTCAGCGTTCTCCTCCAATAATAACCAGGCTGCTGCCTCCTCTGCTGGAATTTCTGTCCCTGCGACCTTGGCCACGACCTTGACCCCGACCCCCACCGTGACCCCGGGTCAGAGTTCACCGAGCCTTAACGAGCTGCGTAACTCCTGCGGTCCACGCCGAGCGCGCGTGCTCTACGATTACGATGCAGCCTGCAGCAGCGAGCTGTCCCTATTGGCCGACGAG GTGATCACAGTGAGCAGCGAGCCAggcctggattctgattggctgatggggGAGAGAGGACATCAGAAAGGCAAAGTTCCCATCACCTACCTTGAGCTGCTCAACTGA
- the sh3glb1b gene encoding endophilin-B1b isoform X2: MDFSVRRLAADAGTFLSRAVQFTEEKLGQAERTELDAHLENLLAKSESTKHWTEKIMKQTEVILQPNPNVRMEEFLYEKLDRKIPTRINNHELLGECMIDAGHEFGPGTAYGNALIKCGEVEKQLGGSEREFIQSSAINFLTPFRNFIDGDYKTISKERKLLQVKRLDLDAAKTRLKKARVADARSAKCCSAPSPGEEYVFSYMLSLLHVKWLKAETELRIAQSEFDRQAEITRLLLEGISSTHAHHLRCLSDFVDAQAVYYAQCYQYMVNLQKQLGSFPSAFSSNNNQAAASSAGISVPATLATTLTPTPTVTPGQSSPSLNELRNSCGPRRARVLYDYDAACSSELSLLADEVITVSSEPGLDSDWLMGERGHQKGKVPITYLELLN, from the exons ATGGATTTCAGCGTCAGGAGACTGGCCGCGGATGCTGGAACTTTTCTCAGCCGTGCAGTGCAG TTCACAGAGGAGAAACTTGGCCAGGCGGAGAGAACCGAGTTAGACGCTCACCTGGAGAACCTGCTGGCCAAATCCGAGTCGACCAAACACTGGACCGAGAAGATCATGAAGCAGACGGAGGTTATACTGCAGCCCAATCCCA ACGTGAGGATGGAGGAGTTTCTGTACGAGAAGCTGGACAGGAAAATCCCAACACGAATCAACAACCACGAGCTGCTGGGGGAGTGCATGATCGACGCCGGGCACGAGTTCGGACCTGGGACGGCATACG GAAACGCCCTGATTAAATGCGGTGAGGTGGAGAAGCAGCTCGGCGGCTCGGAGCGAGAGTTCATCCAGAGCTCGGCCATTAACTTTCTCACTCCGTTCAGGAACTTTATCGATGGAGATTATAAGACCATCTCG AAGGAGCGTAAGCTGCTGCAGGTGAAACGCCTCGACCTGGACGCGGCTAAAACACGCCTAAAGAAAGCGCGAGTAGCGGACGCTCGCTCTGCG AAGTGTTGCTCCGCCCCCTCACCAGGAGAGGAGTACGTGTTTTCTTACATGCTCTCCCTCTTGCATGTCAAATGGCTGAAG gCAGAGACAGAGCTGAGGATAGCTCAGAGTGAGTTTGATCGGCAGGCGGAGATCACCAGGTTACTGCTGGAGGGAATCAGCAGCACTCAC gctcATCACTTGAGGTGTCTGAGTGATTTTGTCGATGCTCAGGCTGTGTATTACGCTCAGTGTTATCAGTACATGGTCaatctacagaaacagctgggcag TTTTCCTTCAGCGTTCTCCTCCAATAATAACCAGGCTGCTGCCTCCTCTGCTGGAATTTCTGTCCCTGCGACCTTGGCCACGACCTTGACCCCGACCCCCACCGTGACCCCGGGTCAGAGTTCACCGAGCCTTAACGAGCTGCGTAACTCCTGCGGTCCACGCCGAGCGCGCGTGCTCTACGATTACGATGCAGCCTGCAGCAGCGAGCTGTCCCTATTGGCCGACGAG GTGATCACAGTGAGCAGCGAGCCAggcctggattctgattggctgatggggGAGAGAGGACATCAGAAAGGCAAAGTTCCCATCACCTACCTTGAGCTGCTCAACTGA